The following coding sequences are from one Delphinus delphis chromosome 17, mDelDel1.2, whole genome shotgun sequence window:
- the LOC132440245 gene encoding large ribosomal subunit protein uL29: protein MAKIKARDLRGKKKEELLKQLEDLKVELSQLRVAKVTGGAASKLSKIRVVRKSIARVLTVINQTQKENLRKFYKGKKYKPLDLRPKKTRAMRRRLNKHEENLKTKKQQRKERLYPLRKYAVKA from the coding sequence ATGGCCAAGATTAAGGCTCGAGACCTTCGCGGCAAGAAGAAGGAGGAGCTGCTGAAACAGCTGGAGGACCTGAAAGTGGAGCTGTCCCAGCTACGCGTGGCTAAAGTAACAGGCGGCGCGGCTTCCAAACTCTCCAAGATCCGTGTTGTTCGCAAATCCATCGCCCGTGTACTCACCGTCATTAACCAGACTCAGAAAGAGAACCTCAGGAAATTCTATAAGGGCAAGAAGTACAAGCCCCTGGATCTGCGGCCCAAGAAAACGCGTGCCATGCGCCGCCGGCTCAACAAACACGAAGAGAACCTGAAGACCAAGAAGCAGCAGCGGAAGGAGCGGCTGTACCCACTCCGGAAGTACGCGGTCAAGGCCTGA